One window of the Eschrichtius robustus isolate mEscRob2 chromosome 13, mEscRob2.pri, whole genome shotgun sequence genome contains the following:
- the C1R gene encoding complement C1r subcomponent, whose product MWLLYVLVPVLFCRVGGSVFTPRKLYGEVTSPLYPKPYPDNFETTTVITVPTGYRVKLVFWQFNLEPSEGCFYDYVKISADKKTLGRFCGQLGSPLGNPPGRKEFMSQGNKMLLTFHTDFSNEENGTIMFYKGFLAYYQAVDLDECASQLNLVEENPQPRCQHLCHNYIGGYFCSCRPGYELQKDRHSCQAECSSELFTEPSGYISSLEYPQPYPPDLRCNYSIRVERGLTLQLKFLEPFEIDDHQQVHCPYDQLQIYANERNIGEFCGKQRPEPIDTSSNSVDLLFFTDESGDSQGWKLHYTSEIIKCPQPKTLDSFTIIQDLQPQYEFRDYFIATCKQGYQLTEGKQALLSFTAVCQDDGTWHRAMPRCKIKNCGQPRSLPNGAFNYTTTTGVNTYQARIQYYCHEPYYKMQTRDGRSMSERGRYTCTAQGIWKNELAGEKMPRCLPVCGKPVNPVEHKQRIVGGQKAKLGNFPWQAFTNIHGRGGGALLGDRWILTAAHTLYPKDYEAQGNATVDVFLGHVNVEEITKLANHPVRRVSVHPNYRQEESHNFEGDIALLELENSVTLGPNLLPICLPDNETFYDQGLMGYVSGFGIMEERLSHNLRFVRLPIAKREVCESWLRKKNRKDVFSENMFCSGDPTLKQDACQGDSGGVFAVRDEKNDRWVATGIVSWGIGCSRGYGFYTKLLNYVDWIKKEMGEED is encoded by the exons AT GTGGCTCTTATACGTCCTGGTGCCAGTCCTGTTCTGCAGGGTGGGAGGCTCCGTCTTCACCCCTCGGAAGCTCTATGGGGAAGTGACTTCGCCTCTGTACCCCAAGCCTTACCCCGACAACTTTGAGACCACCACTGTGATCACGGTCCCCACGGGATACAGGGTGAAGCTCGTCTTCTGGCAGTTTAACCTGGAGCCTTCGGAAGGCTGTTTCTATGACTATGTCAAG ATCTCTGCCGATAAGAAAACCCTGGGGAGGTTCTGTGGGCAGCTGGGCTCTCCACTGGGCAACCctccaggaaggaaggaatttaTGTCCCAAGGGAACAAGATGCTCCTGACCTTCCACACGGATTTCTCCAACGAGGAGAACGGCACCATCATGTTCTACAAGGGCTTCCTGGCCTACTACCAAGCTGTGG ACCTGGACGAATGTGCCTCCCAGCTCAACTTGGTCGAGGAGAATCCCCAGCCCCGGTGCCAGCACCTGTGTCACAACTACATTGGTGGCTATTTCTGTTCCTGCCGTCCAGGCTATGAGCTTCAGAAGGACAGGCATTCCTGCCAGG CTGAGTGCAGCAGCGAGCTGTTCACAGAGCCGTCGGGCTACATCTCCAGCCTGGAGTACCCCCAGCCCTACCCCCCCGACCTACGCTGCAACTACAGCATCCGGGTAGAGCGGGGCCTCACCCTCCAACTCAAGTTCCTGGAGCCTTTCGAAATCGATGACCACCAGCAAGTACACTGTCCCTACGACCAGCTACAG ATCTATGCCAACGAGAGGAACATCGGTGAGTTCTGTGGGAAGCAAAGGCCGGAGCCCATTGACACCAGCAGCAACTCCGTGGACCTGCTGTTCTTCACGGACGAGTCAGGGGACAGCCAGGGCTGGAAGCTGCACTACACCAGCGAAA TCATCAAGTGCCCCCAGCCCAAGACCCTAGACTCGTTCACCATCATCCAGGACCTGCAGCCTCAGTACGAGTTCCGGGACTACTTCATCGCCACCTGCAAACAAGGCTACCAGCTCACGGAG GGGAAACAGGCGCTCCTGTCCTTCACAGCTGTCTGCCAGGATGATGGCACATGGCATCGCGCCATGCCCAGGTGCAAGA TCAAGAACTGTGGGCAGCCCCGAAGCTTGCCTAACGGAGCCTTCAATTACACCACCACAACGGGGGTGAACACCTACCAGGCCCGTATCCAGTACTACTGCCACGAGCCGTATTACAAGATGCAAACCAGAGATGGCAGAAGCATGTCTGAGCGAG gGCGGTACACCTGCACAGCTCAGGGCATTTGGAAGAATGAGCTGGCCGGAGAGAAGATGCCTCGGTGTTTGCCAG tGTGCGGGAAACCCGTCAACCCTGTGGAGCACAAGCAACGCATTGTCGGGGGCCAGAAGGCCAAGCTGGGCAACTTCCCCTGGCAGGCCTTCACCAACATCCACGGGCGAGGGGGCGGCGCGCTGCTGGGCGACCGCTGGATCCTCACGGCCGCGCACACCCTCTACCCCAAGGACTACGAAGCGCAGGGCAACGCCACCGTGGACGTGTTCCTGGGCCACGTCAACGTGGAAGAGATCACCAAGCTGGCCAACCACCCCGTCCGCAGGGTCAGCGTCCACCCCAACTACCGCCAGGAAGAGTCCCACAATTTCGAGGGGGACATCGCCCTCCTGGAGCTGGAAAATAGTGTCACCCTGGGCCCCAACCTCCTCCCCATCTGCCTCCCCGACAACGAGACCTTCTATGACCAGGGTCTCATGGGCTATGTCAGTGGCTTTGGGATCATGGAGGAGAGACTTTCTCACAACCTCAGGTTTGTCCGTCTGCCCATCGCTAAGCGAGAGGTTTGTGAGAGTTGGCtccggaaaaaaaataggaaagacgTGTTTTCTGAAAACATGTTCTGTTCTGGGGACCCGACTCTAAAGCAAGATGCCTGTCAGGGGGATAGCGGAGGGGTCTTTGCAgtgagggatgagaaaaatgatcGCTGGGTGGCGACAGGCATCGTATCCTGGGGCATCGGCTGcagcagggggtacgggttctaCACCAAACTACTCAACTACGTGGACTGGATCAAGAAAGAGATGGGGGAGGAGGACTGA
- the C1RL gene encoding complement C1r subcomponent-like protein isoform X2 produces MPGLRVGELSLGKPHSTRCPGTTLQATAMWSHLPPPTPRWWLLLWGVLQACPTHGCVLLAQPLPQKLASPGYPEPYVKGQESSTDIEAPEGFAVRLVFQDFDLEPSPDCVRDSVTITASGMNPSRFCGQQGSLLGSPPGQREFVSSGNSLRLTFRAPASEDRTPGLHKGFLALYQAVGVNHSQPISQASGDPEAINTPGDNSTEIQSHCQQPYYQAVPAVCGRPVIPIAQNREPAGASRAELGNFPWQALTSIYGRGGGALLGDRWILTAAHTIYPKDGVFLGKSRRAQVFLGHTDIDELLELGGHPVRRVVVHPDYRPDQTHNFHGDIALLELRHRVPLGPHLLPVCLPDRKALYRPGLAGYVSGFGVENGWLTTELKYSRLPVAPRAACEAWLRAKRRTEVFSGGMFCAGDSTQPQRVCQGDSGGAYVVWDDRARRWVATGIVSWGIGCGEGYGFYTKVLNYVDWIRGVMGGKYDPGVLSRGAHRGAQTGEGWVED; encoded by the exons ATGCCCGGACTCAGAGTGGGGGAACTGTCTCTGGGGAAGCCCCATTCCACTCGCTGCCCAGGCACCAC GCTCCAGGCCACAGCCATGTGGTCCCATCTGCCCCCGCCCACTCCCAGGTGGTGGCTGCTCCTCTGGGGAGTCCTCCAGGCTTGCCCCACGCACGGCTGCGTGCTCTTGGCCCAGCCGCTGCCCCAGAAGCTGGCGTCCCCCGGGTACCCGGAGCCGTATGTCAAAGGCCAAGAGAGCTCCACGGACATCGAGGCTCCAGAGGGCTTTGCCGTGAGGCTCGTCTTCCAGGACTTCGACCTGGAGCCGTCCCCAGACTGTGTTCGGGACTCCGTCACA aTCACAGCCAGTGGAATGAATCCCAGCCGCTTCTGTGGGCAGCAGGGCTCCCTGCTGGGCAGCCCCCCTGGTCAGAGGGAGTTTGTGTCCTCAGGGAACAGTTTGCGGCTGACCTTCCGTGCACCCGCCTCTGAGGACAGGACCCCGGGCCTCCACAAGGGCTTCCTGGCCCTCTACCAAGCCGTGG GTGTGAATCATAGTCAGCCCATCAGCCAGGCCAGTGGGGACCCTGAGGCCATCAACACACCTGGAGACAACTCCACTGAGATCCAGAGCCACTGCCAGCAGCCCTATTATCAGGCTGTGCCCGCAG tCTGCGGACGGCCGGTCATCCCCATCGCCCAGAACAGGGAGCCCGCTGGTGCCTCCAGAGCCGAGCTGGGCAACTTCCCCTGGCAGGCCTTGACCAGCATCTACGGCCGAGGCGGCGGGGCCCTGCTGGGCGACAGGTGGATCCTCACGGCCGCGCACACCATCTACCCCAAGGACGGCGTCTTCCTCGGGAAGAGCCGGCGCGCGCAGGTGTTCCTGGGCCACACGGACATCGACGAGCTGCTGGAGCTGGGCGGCCACCCGGTGCGCCGCGTGGTCGTGCACCCAGACTACCGCCCGGACCAGACCCACAACTTCCACGGGGACATCGCCCTCCTGGAGCTGCGGCACCGTGTCCCCCTGGGCCCCCACCTCCTCCCGGTCTGCCTGCCCGACCGCAAGGCCCTGTACCGCCCGGGCCTGGCGGGCTACGTCAGTGGCTTTGGCGTGGAGAACGGCTGGTTGACCACGGAGCTGAAATACTCCCGGCTGCCCGTGGCCCCGAGGGCGGCCTGCGAGGCCTGGCTCCGAGCGAAGCGGAGGACCGAGGTGTTCTCCGGCGGCATGTTCTGCGCCGGGGACAGCACGCAGCCGCAGAGGGTCTGCCAGGGGGACAGTGGTGGTGCCTACGTGGTGTGGGACGATCGTGCCCGTCGCTGGGTGGCCACGGGCATCGTATCCTGGGGCATTGGGTGTGGCGAAGGGTACGGCTTCTACACCAAAGTGCTCAACTACGTGGACTGGATCAGAGGAGTAATGGGCGGGAAGTATGACCCCGGGGTGCTGAGCAGGGGCGCCCACCGTGGAGCCCAGACGGGAGAGGGTTGGGTTGAGGACTGA
- the C1RL gene encoding complement C1r subcomponent-like protein isoform X1 has product MPGLRVGELSLGKPHSTRCPGTTLQATAMWSHLPPPTPRWWLLLWGVLQACPTHGCVLLAQPLPQKLASPGYPEPYVKGQESSTDIEAPEGFAVRLVFQDFDLEPSPDCVRDSVTITASGMNPSRFCGQQGSLLGSPPGQREFVSSGNSLRLTFRAPASEDRTPGLHKGFLALYQAVGVNHSQPISQASGDPEAINTPGDNSTEIQSHCQQPYYQAVPAGTLTCTAQVPWKQTQEREEVPRCVPVCGRPVIPIAQNREPAGASRAELGNFPWQALTSIYGRGGGALLGDRWILTAAHTIYPKDGVFLGKSRRAQVFLGHTDIDELLELGGHPVRRVVVHPDYRPDQTHNFHGDIALLELRHRVPLGPHLLPVCLPDRKALYRPGLAGYVSGFGVENGWLTTELKYSRLPVAPRAACEAWLRAKRRTEVFSGGMFCAGDSTQPQRVCQGDSGGAYVVWDDRARRWVATGIVSWGIGCGEGYGFYTKVLNYVDWIRGVMGGKYDPGVLSRGAHRGAQTGEGWVED; this is encoded by the exons ATGCCCGGACTCAGAGTGGGGGAACTGTCTCTGGGGAAGCCCCATTCCACTCGCTGCCCAGGCACCAC GCTCCAGGCCACAGCCATGTGGTCCCATCTGCCCCCGCCCACTCCCAGGTGGTGGCTGCTCCTCTGGGGAGTCCTCCAGGCTTGCCCCACGCACGGCTGCGTGCTCTTGGCCCAGCCGCTGCCCCAGAAGCTGGCGTCCCCCGGGTACCCGGAGCCGTATGTCAAAGGCCAAGAGAGCTCCACGGACATCGAGGCTCCAGAGGGCTTTGCCGTGAGGCTCGTCTTCCAGGACTTCGACCTGGAGCCGTCCCCAGACTGTGTTCGGGACTCCGTCACA aTCACAGCCAGTGGAATGAATCCCAGCCGCTTCTGTGGGCAGCAGGGCTCCCTGCTGGGCAGCCCCCCTGGTCAGAGGGAGTTTGTGTCCTCAGGGAACAGTTTGCGGCTGACCTTCCGTGCACCCGCCTCTGAGGACAGGACCCCGGGCCTCCACAAGGGCTTCCTGGCCCTCTACCAAGCCGTGG GTGTGAATCATAGTCAGCCCATCAGCCAGGCCAGTGGGGACCCTGAGGCCATCAACACACCTGGAGACAACTCCACTGAGATCCAGAGCCACTGCCAGCAGCCCTATTATCAGGCTGTGCCCGCAG GGACACTCACCTGCACCGCCCAGGTGCCCTGGAAGCAGACACAGGAAAGGGAGGAGGTGCCTCGCTGTGTGCCTG tCTGCGGACGGCCGGTCATCCCCATCGCCCAGAACAGGGAGCCCGCTGGTGCCTCCAGAGCCGAGCTGGGCAACTTCCCCTGGCAGGCCTTGACCAGCATCTACGGCCGAGGCGGCGGGGCCCTGCTGGGCGACAGGTGGATCCTCACGGCCGCGCACACCATCTACCCCAAGGACGGCGTCTTCCTCGGGAAGAGCCGGCGCGCGCAGGTGTTCCTGGGCCACACGGACATCGACGAGCTGCTGGAGCTGGGCGGCCACCCGGTGCGCCGCGTGGTCGTGCACCCAGACTACCGCCCGGACCAGACCCACAACTTCCACGGGGACATCGCCCTCCTGGAGCTGCGGCACCGTGTCCCCCTGGGCCCCCACCTCCTCCCGGTCTGCCTGCCCGACCGCAAGGCCCTGTACCGCCCGGGCCTGGCGGGCTACGTCAGTGGCTTTGGCGTGGAGAACGGCTGGTTGACCACGGAGCTGAAATACTCCCGGCTGCCCGTGGCCCCGAGGGCGGCCTGCGAGGCCTGGCTCCGAGCGAAGCGGAGGACCGAGGTGTTCTCCGGCGGCATGTTCTGCGCCGGGGACAGCACGCAGCCGCAGAGGGTCTGCCAGGGGGACAGTGGTGGTGCCTACGTGGTGTGGGACGATCGTGCCCGTCGCTGGGTGGCCACGGGCATCGTATCCTGGGGCATTGGGTGTGGCGAAGGGTACGGCTTCTACACCAAAGTGCTCAACTACGTGGACTGGATCAGAGGAGTAATGGGCGGGAAGTATGACCCCGGGGTGCTGAGCAGGGGCGCCCACCGTGGAGCCCAGACGGGAGAGGGTTGGGTTGAGGACTGA